The Cottoperca gobio chromosome 6, fCotGob3.1, whole genome shotgun sequence genome has a segment encoding these proteins:
- the st8sia2 gene encoding alpha-2,8-sialyltransferase 8B: MPLVFRTLLFGFVTLLVVVLIIDDIAEVEEETASLGHSKKMNLHRLIPKPHRKAAAHVDPTALTRSSKDVNRLGRSCNNTGKLSSNNWTFNKTLSNLIRKNILRFLDPERDISILKGTLKPGDIIHYVFDRHSTTNISENLYRLLPTVSPMKNQHHRRCAIVGNSGILLNSSCGPDIDSHDFVIRCNLAPVEEYSRDVGWRTNLVTMNPSVVQRAFQDLVSEEWRDRFLQRLQSLSGSVLWIPAFMAKGGEERVEWALRLILLHTVDVRTAFPSLRLLHAVRGYWLTNNVHIKRPTTGLLMYTMATRFCEEIHLYGFWPFPLDPHGKPVKYHYYDTLKYEYTSSSSPHTMPLEFRTLSALHRQGALRLHTGTCDAERRPQKELQSK; this comes from the exons ATGCCGCTTGTATTCCGCACGCTGCTGTTCGGCTTTGTAACGCTGCTCGTTGTGGTTTTGATAATTGATGATATTGCAGAAGTGGAGGAAGAAACTGC aaGTCTTGGACATTCAAAGAAGATGAACTTGCATCGGCTCATCCCTAAACCGCACAG AAAGGCTGCAGCACACGTGGATCCGACTGCTTTGACGAGATCGAGCAAAGATGTAAATCGTCTCGGCCGGAGCTGCAATAACACCGGCAAGCTTTCGTCAAACAACTGGACCTTCAACAAGACCCTctccaacctcatcag AAAGAATATTCTGAGATTTCTGGATCCGGAGAGAGACATCTCTATCCTGAAGGGCACGCTGAAACCAGGAGATATCATCCACTATGTGTTTGATCGCCACAGCACCACAAACATCTCAGAAAATCTCTACCGTCTTTTGCCAACTGTATCCCCGATGAAGAACCAACATCACAGGCGCTGCGCCATTGTGGGAAACTCTGGGATCCTGCTGAACAGCAGCTGTGGGCCCGACATCGACTCTCACGACTTTGTTATcag GTGTAACCTGGCACCAGTGGAGGAGTATTCTCGGGACGTGGGATGGCGGACCAACTTGGTGACTATGAACCCTTCAGTGGTGCAGCGGGCCTTCCAGGACCTGGTCAGCGAAGAGTGGAGGGATCGCTTCCTACAGCGGCTTCAAAGCCTCAGCGGCAGTGTGCTGTGGATCCCGGCCTTCATGGCCAAGGGGGGAGAGGAGCGTGTGGAGTGGGCCCTTCGTCTCATCCTGTTGCACACTGTGGACGTACGCACCGCCTTTCCCTCGCTGCGACTTCTCCACGCTGTCAGAGG GTACTGGCTAACCAACAATGTCCACATCAAGCGTCCGACTACTGGGCTCCTCATGTACACGATGGCCACTCGCTTCTGTGAAGAGATCCATCTTTACGGCTTTTGGCCCTTCCCACTCGACCCGCATGGCAAACCAGTGAAATACCACTACTACGATACTCTAAAGTACGAGTACACGTCCAGCTCCAGTCCTCACACCATGCCTTTGGAGTTCAGGACCCTGAGCGCGTTGCACAGACAGGGGGCACTCCGGCTCCACACTGGGACCTGTGATGCCGAGAGGAGACCACAGAAGGAGCTACAGAGCAAATAG